CTACTAACCAAGGTAATGCTTCAATACAAGGGATTTTCATACGTCCTCCTGGGGTGAATGGCGCTCAGAAAATTTTTATGCCAAATCAACACAACTCAACAGATGTTTTTTTCGAAAACCCAAGTAAATAGCTGATCAGGAATTCGTGTTGGTTTGATTTTCTGGAATATCGGGTATGGAAAGTCGTTCAACGGATCGGGGAAGTCGTTGGTGAAGGCTGATTTTAGTGAAAAAGGAGACAGCATTCTCATTATTTTGATCATCGAGTTTTTCTATCATCTCAATTGAGCGCTTTGTGGGCATAATTCCGCCTTGACCTGAAAAGAGTTCAGTAAAATAAAGAAACGCAATCTTCCCGCGATGCTCTAGTGAGCGGGAGAAGCTCTTTGCGGAAAAACATTTTCGCGTCTTGAAGGAAAGAACCACTTGAGCGGAATATTGCACCGTCGACACTTGATTTTGAACGTTAGCGGATTGGCTGGCAGCCTCACTTTGATTTTGAGAATCAGTTTTAACCGATTCAAAGTTTTCCGGGCATGGTGCTCCAGGAATGACTATCGAGCAGATCTGAAAAATAAATTTTCAATTCATCCTGCGTCAAATCATCGGGACAGCGGTCGAAGTAATCGGCTACTCGGCGAAGGGCCAGACTGTAACAACAGATCGTTTTAGGACTCATCCCCTGAAGTTTGAGGTTGAGTTGATGGGACTGGTAGAGTGTCTTAAATTTAGATTGCTGTTGATCATTCATAACGTAACTCCTGGTTGATGATTGCAAAAAGGGGCATGTTGCCCGGATTGACAATGGAGTTACGCTATAAGTGTGCAAAATCAGAACGTAGATGCTGAAATACCGCCGCG
This genomic stretch from SAR324 cluster bacterium harbors:
- a CDS encoding phage integrase N-terminal SAM-like domain-containing protein, giving the protein MNDQQQSKFKTLYQSHQLNLKLQGMSPKTICCYSLALRRVADYFDRCPDDLTQDELKIYFSDLLDSHSWSTMPGKL